From Musa acuminata AAA Group cultivar baxijiao chromosome BXJ3-8, Cavendish_Baxijiao_AAA, whole genome shotgun sequence, one genomic window encodes:
- the LOC103995725 gene encoding two-component response regulator ORR26 isoform X3, producing MGNPLPSSRAAEAFPAGLRVLIVDDDPTWLKILEKMLRKCSYQGLTTCSLATDALHILRERKARFDIVISDVNMPDMDGFKLLEHVGLEMDLPVIMMSIDGETSRVMKGVQHGACDYLLKPVRMKELRNIWQHVYRKKMQELKEVETHSIDEVINILRNGSEDIEDRHLIDETEMSSMRKRKDVDNKEFVDQELNDPSTVKKARVVWSVDLHQKFVNAVDQIGFDKVGPKKILDLMSVPGLTRENVASHLQKYRLYLSRLQKQNGGTCGGNMQSDHINKTIKGKFGLKSSTNVQQDWELTKYACTTENFQTHGIVANAAHGMLPSIREKACKPLHDERPVMQLMQYPEQENYSVLEGYSCLANPDRDHEPCFDHFSSSQPLVTSATCTNGKDMKDLYEMKPLQPAMPPMACTIDSVSIQVKHGLVNLQDTGAICKLEGSPSIEDCYLAETCNQGCFPLTYEVSLKSKSDSDSMLEDLHLYSVQKLSYLENVSCTGTEIYQYIDSVPISEVQRINLCEDSEPSGEYLYDPVDYSIDEYLFS from the exons ATGGGGAACCCATTGCCCTCCTCCAGAGCAGCCGAAGCCTTCCCGGCCGGCCTTCGGGTTCTGATCGTCGATGATGATCCCACCTGGTTGAAGATCCTCGAGAAGATGCTCAGGAAGTGCTCCTACCAAGGTC TTACCACATGCAGTTTAGCAACAGATGCTCTGCACATACTTCGTGAAAGGAAAGCTAGATTTGACATTGTAATTAGTGATGTCAATATGCCCGATATGGATGGTTTCAAGCTTCTTGAGCATGTTGGACTTGAAATGGATCTTCCTGTCATAA TGATGTCCATAGATGGGGAGACAAGCAGGGTAATGAAAGGTGTTCAACATGGTGCTTGTGATTACCTTCTTAAACCCGTGAGAATGAAGGAGCTAAGGAATATATGGCAGCATGTTTACAGAAAGAAAATGCAGGAGTTGAAAGAAGTAGAAACTCACAGTATCGATGAGGTCATCAACATCTTAAGAAATGGATCTGAAGATATTGAAGACAGACATCTGATAGATGAAACTGAGATGAGCTCCATGAGGAAACGGAAGGATGTTGACAACAAAGAGTTTGTTGACCAAGAGCTCAATGATCCTTCCACAGTAAAGAAGGCAAGAGTGGTTTGGTCGGTGGATCTTCATCAGAAGTTTGTAAATGCTGTAGATCAGATTGGATTCGACA AAGTTGGTCCAAAGAAAATACTTGACTTGATGAGTGTTCCTGGCCTCACAAGAGAGAATGTCGCAAGCCATCTTCAG AAGTATCGCCTTTACTTGAGTAGACTACAAAAGCAGAATGGAGGGACTTGTGGTGGAAATATGCAATCTGACCACATAAATAAAACCATCAAAGGAAAATTTGGACTAAAAAGCTCAACAAACGTGCAACAAGATTGGGAGCTTACCAAATATGCATGCACAACTGAGAATTTCCAGACTCATGGGATTGTTGCCAATGCAGCTCAT GGCATGCTGCCAAGCATTAGGGAGAAGGCATGCAAGCCTTTGCATGATGAAAGGCCAGTGATGCAGCTCATGCAGTATCCAGAACAAGAAAACTACAGCGTATTGGAAGGCTACTCATGTTTGGCAAATCCTGATCGAGATCATGAACCCTGTTTTGATCATTTTTCGTCTTCACAACCCTTAGTCACATCAGCCACTTGCACAAATGGTAAGGATATGAAAGATCTCTATGAAATGAAACCTCTCCAGCCTGCTATGCCTCCAATGGCATGCACGATTGACTCGGTATCTATTCAAGTTAAACATGGACTAGTTAACTTACAAGACACTGGAGCAATTTGTAAACTAGAGGGATCACCAAGCATAGAAGATTGTTACCTTGCTGAGACATGCAACCAAGGGTGTTTTCCTCTAACATATGAGGTCAGTCTTAAAAGTAAGAGCGACTCGGATTCTATGCTTGAGGATTTACATCTGTATTCTGTTCAGAAGCTCAGCTACTTGGAGAATGTGAGTTGTACTGGCACAGAAATATATCAGTACATTGATTCAGTGCCGATTTCTGAAGTCCAACGTATTAACTTGTGCGAGGATTCTGAACCCAGTGGTGAGTACTTATATGACCCGGTGGATTACTCAATTGATGAATACCTTTTTTCATAG
- the LOC103995725 gene encoding two-component response regulator ORR26 isoform X4 codes for MGNPLPSSRAAEAFPAGLRVLIVDDDPTWLKILEKMLRKCSYQVMSIDGETSRVMKGVQHGACDYLLKPVRMKELRNIWQHVYRKKMQELKEVETHSIDEVINILRNGSEDIEDRHLIDETEMSSMRKRKDVDNKEFVDQELNDPSTVKKARVVWSVDLHQKFVNAVDQIGFDKVGPKKILDLMSVPGLTRENVASHLQKYRLYLSRLQKQNGGTCGGNMQSDHINKTIKGKFGLKSSTNVQQDWELTKYACTTENFQTHGIVANAAHVSEMNRVAPAQVIASKKALVNDAQLGLFLSFKGMLPSIREKACKPLHDERPVMQLMQYPEQENYSVLEGYSCLANPDRDHEPCFDHFSSSQPLVTSATCTNGKDMKDLYEMKPLQPAMPPMACTIDSVSIQVKHGLVNLQDTGAICKLEGSPSIEDCYLAETCNQGCFPLTYEVSLKSKSDSDSMLEDLHLYSVQKLSYLENVSCTGTEIYQYIDSVPISEVQRINLCEDSEPSGEYLYDPVDYSIDEYLFS; via the exons ATGGGGAACCCATTGCCCTCCTCCAGAGCAGCCGAAGCCTTCCCGGCCGGCCTTCGGGTTCTGATCGTCGATGATGATCCCACCTGGTTGAAGATCCTCGAGAAGATGCTCAGGAAGTGCTCCTACCAAG TGATGTCCATAGATGGGGAGACAAGCAGGGTAATGAAAGGTGTTCAACATGGTGCTTGTGATTACCTTCTTAAACCCGTGAGAATGAAGGAGCTAAGGAATATATGGCAGCATGTTTACAGAAAGAAAATGCAGGAGTTGAAAGAAGTAGAAACTCACAGTATCGATGAGGTCATCAACATCTTAAGAAATGGATCTGAAGATATTGAAGACAGACATCTGATAGATGAAACTGAGATGAGCTCCATGAGGAAACGGAAGGATGTTGACAACAAAGAGTTTGTTGACCAAGAGCTCAATGATCCTTCCACAGTAAAGAAGGCAAGAGTGGTTTGGTCGGTGGATCTTCATCAGAAGTTTGTAAATGCTGTAGATCAGATTGGATTCGACA AAGTTGGTCCAAAGAAAATACTTGACTTGATGAGTGTTCCTGGCCTCACAAGAGAGAATGTCGCAAGCCATCTTCAG AAGTATCGCCTTTACTTGAGTAGACTACAAAAGCAGAATGGAGGGACTTGTGGTGGAAATATGCAATCTGACCACATAAATAAAACCATCAAAGGAAAATTTGGACTAAAAAGCTCAACAAACGTGCAACAAGATTGGGAGCTTACCAAATATGCATGCACAACTGAGAATTTCCAGACTCATGGGATTGTTGCCAATGCAGCTCATGTGAGTGAAATGAACAGAGTGGCACCTGCGCAAGTAATAGCAAGTAAGAAAGCTTTAGTGAATGATGCTCAGTTAGGTCTATTTCTTTCTTTCAAGGGCATGCTGCCAAGCATTAGGGAGAAGGCATGCAAGCCTTTGCATGATGAAAGGCCAGTGATGCAGCTCATGCAGTATCCAGAACAAGAAAACTACAGCGTATTGGAAGGCTACTCATGTTTGGCAAATCCTGATCGAGATCATGAACCCTGTTTTGATCATTTTTCGTCTTCACAACCCTTAGTCACATCAGCCACTTGCACAAATGGTAAGGATATGAAAGATCTCTATGAAATGAAACCTCTCCAGCCTGCTATGCCTCCAATGGCATGCACGATTGACTCGGTATCTATTCAAGTTAAACATGGACTAGTTAACTTACAAGACACTGGAGCAATTTGTAAACTAGAGGGATCACCAAGCATAGAAGATTGTTACCTTGCTGAGACATGCAACCAAGGGTGTTTTCCTCTAACATATGAGGTCAGTCTTAAAAGTAAGAGCGACTCGGATTCTATGCTTGAGGATTTACATCTGTATTCTGTTCAGAAGCTCAGCTACTTGGAGAATGTGAGTTGTACTGGCACAGAAATATATCAGTACATTGATTCAGTGCCGATTTCTGAAGTCCAACGTATTAACTTGTGCGAGGATTCTGAACCCAGTGGTGAGTACTTATATGACCCGGTGGATTACTCAATTGATGAATACCTTTTTTCATAG
- the LOC103995725 gene encoding two-component response regulator ORR26 isoform X2 has protein sequence MGNPLPSSRAAEAFPAGLRVLIVDDDPTWLKILEKMLRKCSYQVTTCSLATDALHILRERKARFDIVISDVNMPDMDGFKLLEHVGLEMDLPVIMMSIDGETSRVMKGVQHGACDYLLKPVRMKELRNIWQHVYRKKMQELKEVETHSIDEVINILRNGSEDIEDRHLIDETEMSSMRKRKDVDNKEFVDQELNDPSTVKKARVVWSVDLHQKFVNAVDQIGFDKVGPKKILDLMSVPGLTRENVASHLQKYRLYLSRLQKQNGGTCGGNMQSDHINKTIKGKFGLKSSTNVQQDWELTKYACTTENFQTHGIVANAAHVSEMNRVAPAQVIASKKALVNDAQLGLFLSFKGMLPSIREKACKPLHDERPVMQLMQYPEQENYSVLEGYSCLANPDRDHEPCFDHFSSSQPLVTSATCTNGKDMKDLYEMKPLQPAMPPMACTIDSVSIQVKHGLVNLQDTGAICKLEGSPSIEDCYLAETCNQGCFPLTYEVSLKSKSDSDSMLEDLHLYSVQKLSYLENVSCTGTEIYQYIDSVPISEVQRINLCEDSEPSGEYLYDPVDYSIDEYLFS, from the exons ATGGGGAACCCATTGCCCTCCTCCAGAGCAGCCGAAGCCTTCCCGGCCGGCCTTCGGGTTCTGATCGTCGATGATGATCCCACCTGGTTGAAGATCCTCGAGAAGATGCTCAGGAAGTGCTCCTACCAAG TTACCACATGCAGTTTAGCAACAGATGCTCTGCACATACTTCGTGAAAGGAAAGCTAGATTTGACATTGTAATTAGTGATGTCAATATGCCCGATATGGATGGTTTCAAGCTTCTTGAGCATGTTGGACTTGAAATGGATCTTCCTGTCATAA TGATGTCCATAGATGGGGAGACAAGCAGGGTAATGAAAGGTGTTCAACATGGTGCTTGTGATTACCTTCTTAAACCCGTGAGAATGAAGGAGCTAAGGAATATATGGCAGCATGTTTACAGAAAGAAAATGCAGGAGTTGAAAGAAGTAGAAACTCACAGTATCGATGAGGTCATCAACATCTTAAGAAATGGATCTGAAGATATTGAAGACAGACATCTGATAGATGAAACTGAGATGAGCTCCATGAGGAAACGGAAGGATGTTGACAACAAAGAGTTTGTTGACCAAGAGCTCAATGATCCTTCCACAGTAAAGAAGGCAAGAGTGGTTTGGTCGGTGGATCTTCATCAGAAGTTTGTAAATGCTGTAGATCAGATTGGATTCGACA AAGTTGGTCCAAAGAAAATACTTGACTTGATGAGTGTTCCTGGCCTCACAAGAGAGAATGTCGCAAGCCATCTTCAG AAGTATCGCCTTTACTTGAGTAGACTACAAAAGCAGAATGGAGGGACTTGTGGTGGAAATATGCAATCTGACCACATAAATAAAACCATCAAAGGAAAATTTGGACTAAAAAGCTCAACAAACGTGCAACAAGATTGGGAGCTTACCAAATATGCATGCACAACTGAGAATTTCCAGACTCATGGGATTGTTGCCAATGCAGCTCATGTGAGTGAAATGAACAGAGTGGCACCTGCGCAAGTAATAGCAAGTAAGAAAGCTTTAGTGAATGATGCTCAGTTAGGTCTATTTCTTTCTTTCAAGGGCATGCTGCCAAGCATTAGGGAGAAGGCATGCAAGCCTTTGCATGATGAAAGGCCAGTGATGCAGCTCATGCAGTATCCAGAACAAGAAAACTACAGCGTATTGGAAGGCTACTCATGTTTGGCAAATCCTGATCGAGATCATGAACCCTGTTTTGATCATTTTTCGTCTTCACAACCCTTAGTCACATCAGCCACTTGCACAAATGGTAAGGATATGAAAGATCTCTATGAAATGAAACCTCTCCAGCCTGCTATGCCTCCAATGGCATGCACGATTGACTCGGTATCTATTCAAGTTAAACATGGACTAGTTAACTTACAAGACACTGGAGCAATTTGTAAACTAGAGGGATCACCAAGCATAGAAGATTGTTACCTTGCTGAGACATGCAACCAAGGGTGTTTTCCTCTAACATATGAGGTCAGTCTTAAAAGTAAGAGCGACTCGGATTCTATGCTTGAGGATTTACATCTGTATTCTGTTCAGAAGCTCAGCTACTTGGAGAATGTGAGTTGTACTGGCACAGAAATATATCAGTACATTGATTCAGTGCCGATTTCTGAAGTCCAACGTATTAACTTGTGCGAGGATTCTGAACCCAGTGGTGAGTACTTATATGACCCGGTGGATTACTCAATTGATGAATACCTTTTTTCATAG
- the LOC103995725 gene encoding two-component response regulator ORR26 isoform X5 produces the protein MPDMDGFKLLEHVGLEMDLPVIMMSIDGETSRVMKGVQHGACDYLLKPVRMKELRNIWQHVYRKKMQELKEVETHSIDEVINILRNGSEDIEDRHLIDETEMSSMRKRKDVDNKEFVDQELNDPSTVKKARVVWSVDLHQKFVNAVDQIGFDKVGPKKILDLMSVPGLTRENVASHLQKYRLYLSRLQKQNGGTCGGNMQSDHINKTIKGKFGLKSSTNVQQDWELTKYACTTENFQTHGIVANAAHVSEMNRVAPAQVIASKKALVNDAQLGLFLSFKGMLPSIREKACKPLHDERPVMQLMQYPEQENYSVLEGYSCLANPDRDHEPCFDHFSSSQPLVTSATCTNGKDMKDLYEMKPLQPAMPPMACTIDSVSIQVKHGLVNLQDTGAICKLEGSPSIEDCYLAETCNQGCFPLTYEVSLKSKSDSDSMLEDLHLYSVQKLSYLENVSCTGTEIYQYIDSVPISEVQRINLCEDSEPSGEYLYDPVDYSIDEYLFS, from the exons ATGCCCGATATGGATGGTTTCAAGCTTCTTGAGCATGTTGGACTTGAAATGGATCTTCCTGTCATAA TGATGTCCATAGATGGGGAGACAAGCAGGGTAATGAAAGGTGTTCAACATGGTGCTTGTGATTACCTTCTTAAACCCGTGAGAATGAAGGAGCTAAGGAATATATGGCAGCATGTTTACAGAAAGAAAATGCAGGAGTTGAAAGAAGTAGAAACTCACAGTATCGATGAGGTCATCAACATCTTAAGAAATGGATCTGAAGATATTGAAGACAGACATCTGATAGATGAAACTGAGATGAGCTCCATGAGGAAACGGAAGGATGTTGACAACAAAGAGTTTGTTGACCAAGAGCTCAATGATCCTTCCACAGTAAAGAAGGCAAGAGTGGTTTGGTCGGTGGATCTTCATCAGAAGTTTGTAAATGCTGTAGATCAGATTGGATTCGACA AAGTTGGTCCAAAGAAAATACTTGACTTGATGAGTGTTCCTGGCCTCACAAGAGAGAATGTCGCAAGCCATCTTCAG AAGTATCGCCTTTACTTGAGTAGACTACAAAAGCAGAATGGAGGGACTTGTGGTGGAAATATGCAATCTGACCACATAAATAAAACCATCAAAGGAAAATTTGGACTAAAAAGCTCAACAAACGTGCAACAAGATTGGGAGCTTACCAAATATGCATGCACAACTGAGAATTTCCAGACTCATGGGATTGTTGCCAATGCAGCTCATGTGAGTGAAATGAACAGAGTGGCACCTGCGCAAGTAATAGCAAGTAAGAAAGCTTTAGTGAATGATGCTCAGTTAGGTCTATTTCTTTCTTTCAAGGGCATGCTGCCAAGCATTAGGGAGAAGGCATGCAAGCCTTTGCATGATGAAAGGCCAGTGATGCAGCTCATGCAGTATCCAGAACAAGAAAACTACAGCGTATTGGAAGGCTACTCATGTTTGGCAAATCCTGATCGAGATCATGAACCCTGTTTTGATCATTTTTCGTCTTCACAACCCTTAGTCACATCAGCCACTTGCACAAATGGTAAGGATATGAAAGATCTCTATGAAATGAAACCTCTCCAGCCTGCTATGCCTCCAATGGCATGCACGATTGACTCGGTATCTATTCAAGTTAAACATGGACTAGTTAACTTACAAGACACTGGAGCAATTTGTAAACTAGAGGGATCACCAAGCATAGAAGATTGTTACCTTGCTGAGACATGCAACCAAGGGTGTTTTCCTCTAACATATGAGGTCAGTCTTAAAAGTAAGAGCGACTCGGATTCTATGCTTGAGGATTTACATCTGTATTCTGTTCAGAAGCTCAGCTACTTGGAGAATGTGAGTTGTACTGGCACAGAAATATATCAGTACATTGATTCAGTGCCGATTTCTGAAGTCCAACGTATTAACTTGTGCGAGGATTCTGAACCCAGTGGTGAGTACTTATATGACCCGGTGGATTACTCAATTGATGAATACCTTTTTTCATAG
- the LOC103995725 gene encoding two-component response regulator ORR26 isoform X1, whose product MGNPLPSSRAAEAFPAGLRVLIVDDDPTWLKILEKMLRKCSYQGLTTCSLATDALHILRERKARFDIVISDVNMPDMDGFKLLEHVGLEMDLPVIMMSIDGETSRVMKGVQHGACDYLLKPVRMKELRNIWQHVYRKKMQELKEVETHSIDEVINILRNGSEDIEDRHLIDETEMSSMRKRKDVDNKEFVDQELNDPSTVKKARVVWSVDLHQKFVNAVDQIGFDKVGPKKILDLMSVPGLTRENVASHLQKYRLYLSRLQKQNGGTCGGNMQSDHINKTIKGKFGLKSSTNVQQDWELTKYACTTENFQTHGIVANAAHVSEMNRVAPAQVIASKKALVNDAQLGLFLSFKGMLPSIREKACKPLHDERPVMQLMQYPEQENYSVLEGYSCLANPDRDHEPCFDHFSSSQPLVTSATCTNGKDMKDLYEMKPLQPAMPPMACTIDSVSIQVKHGLVNLQDTGAICKLEGSPSIEDCYLAETCNQGCFPLTYEVSLKSKSDSDSMLEDLHLYSVQKLSYLENVSCTGTEIYQYIDSVPISEVQRINLCEDSEPSGEYLYDPVDYSIDEYLFS is encoded by the exons ATGGGGAACCCATTGCCCTCCTCCAGAGCAGCCGAAGCCTTCCCGGCCGGCCTTCGGGTTCTGATCGTCGATGATGATCCCACCTGGTTGAAGATCCTCGAGAAGATGCTCAGGAAGTGCTCCTACCAAGGTC TTACCACATGCAGTTTAGCAACAGATGCTCTGCACATACTTCGTGAAAGGAAAGCTAGATTTGACATTGTAATTAGTGATGTCAATATGCCCGATATGGATGGTTTCAAGCTTCTTGAGCATGTTGGACTTGAAATGGATCTTCCTGTCATAA TGATGTCCATAGATGGGGAGACAAGCAGGGTAATGAAAGGTGTTCAACATGGTGCTTGTGATTACCTTCTTAAACCCGTGAGAATGAAGGAGCTAAGGAATATATGGCAGCATGTTTACAGAAAGAAAATGCAGGAGTTGAAAGAAGTAGAAACTCACAGTATCGATGAGGTCATCAACATCTTAAGAAATGGATCTGAAGATATTGAAGACAGACATCTGATAGATGAAACTGAGATGAGCTCCATGAGGAAACGGAAGGATGTTGACAACAAAGAGTTTGTTGACCAAGAGCTCAATGATCCTTCCACAGTAAAGAAGGCAAGAGTGGTTTGGTCGGTGGATCTTCATCAGAAGTTTGTAAATGCTGTAGATCAGATTGGATTCGACA AAGTTGGTCCAAAGAAAATACTTGACTTGATGAGTGTTCCTGGCCTCACAAGAGAGAATGTCGCAAGCCATCTTCAG AAGTATCGCCTTTACTTGAGTAGACTACAAAAGCAGAATGGAGGGACTTGTGGTGGAAATATGCAATCTGACCACATAAATAAAACCATCAAAGGAAAATTTGGACTAAAAAGCTCAACAAACGTGCAACAAGATTGGGAGCTTACCAAATATGCATGCACAACTGAGAATTTCCAGACTCATGGGATTGTTGCCAATGCAGCTCATGTGAGTGAAATGAACAGAGTGGCACCTGCGCAAGTAATAGCAAGTAAGAAAGCTTTAGTGAATGATGCTCAGTTAGGTCTATTTCTTTCTTTCAAGGGCATGCTGCCAAGCATTAGGGAGAAGGCATGCAAGCCTTTGCATGATGAAAGGCCAGTGATGCAGCTCATGCAGTATCCAGAACAAGAAAACTACAGCGTATTGGAAGGCTACTCATGTTTGGCAAATCCTGATCGAGATCATGAACCCTGTTTTGATCATTTTTCGTCTTCACAACCCTTAGTCACATCAGCCACTTGCACAAATGGTAAGGATATGAAAGATCTCTATGAAATGAAACCTCTCCAGCCTGCTATGCCTCCAATGGCATGCACGATTGACTCGGTATCTATTCAAGTTAAACATGGACTAGTTAACTTACAAGACACTGGAGCAATTTGTAAACTAGAGGGATCACCAAGCATAGAAGATTGTTACCTTGCTGAGACATGCAACCAAGGGTGTTTTCCTCTAACATATGAGGTCAGTCTTAAAAGTAAGAGCGACTCGGATTCTATGCTTGAGGATTTACATCTGTATTCTGTTCAGAAGCTCAGCTACTTGGAGAATGTGAGTTGTACTGGCACAGAAATATATCAGTACATTGATTCAGTGCCGATTTCTGAAGTCCAACGTATTAACTTGTGCGAGGATTCTGAACCCAGTGGTGAGTACTTATATGACCCGGTGGATTACTCAATTGATGAATACCTTTTTTCATAG
- the LOC135644707 gene encoding protein terminal ear1 homolog, which produces MEGGGRGNLLDPAAAEFHPTAATAGQLALGHPQIYYAYAPPPPPPPHPPVVAVPVFHLQQPQQVEVAAATRAVALSMVPRHVGEAEVRAGMEAFGGVRAVEMGALAAEGVVIVHFFDLRSAEAAVAEVREQHARQHGGIGFGAPAGSAAAGNWAAPWMWCPQQPGGGRGTIAGQPVWAQFAAVGLDDPNQGSLVVLNSDTTIPLLALREIFEPLGAVKEAREMPSKPQHRVVEFFDTRDAARAIAELNGKEINGRRLLLEFSRHGSSHTRSHTRSSPGHAHGHHGSPLPPRFLRGSPQPSRWAQASGASPRSSSSSLRGESSPGSVVVLKRTNTTTTPAAVTRSGSSSGRRNKNSSSSNYPAASSSSSKQQQQQQRQSSGGGGSGSGRRSWKNRSKSSGESRFLFKEAESEESSESSCRDSRTTVMIKNIPNKYSQKLLLNMLDNHCIQCNEQLGEGADEPYSAYDFVYLPIDFNNKCNVGYGFVNLTSPEAAFRLYKAFHLQPWEVFNSRKICQVTYARLQGLEALKEHFRNSKFACDNDEYMPVVFSPPRDGRRLTEPVPVVVGREQRMVDLARAQSGCTSLTDETASQQAADSGGASSTTTSTHAPSDNPDGGDDDDDSNDDEEVGLGMGRRGDDGSGGDETGLQLSQSVLHLSCN; this is translated from the exons ATGGAGGGGGGCGGCCGGGGGAATCTTCTAGATCCGGCGGCGGCGGAGTTCCACCCGACAGCGGCAACGGCGGGCCAGCTCGCCCTTGGACACCCGCAAATTTACTACGCCTacgctcctcctccgccgccgccgccgcatccGCCGGTTGTGGCGGTCCCGGTGTTCCACCTCCAGCAGCCGCAGCAGGTGGAGGTGGCCGCCGCGACGAGGGCGGTGGCGCTGAGCATGGTGCCCCGGCACGTGGGGGAGGCGGAGGTGAGGGCGGGGATGGAGGCCTTCGGCGGGGTTCGGGCGGTGGAGATGGGCGCGCTGGCGGCGGAGGGGGTCGTCATCGTCCACTTCTTCGACCTGCGGAGCGCAgaggcggcggtggcggaggttCGGGAACAGCACGCGCGGCAGCACGGCGGGATCGGGTTCGGCGCCCCGGCCGGCTCCGCCGCAGCGGGGAATTGGGCGGCGCCGTGGATGTGGTGCCCTCAGCAGCCCGGCGGCGGCCGGGGGACGATAGCTGGGCAGCCCGTCTGGGCCCAGTTCGCCGCCGTCGGCCTCGACGACCCCAACCAGGGTTCCCTCGTCGTCCTCAATTCGGATACCACCATTCCCTTGCTCGCACTCAGAGAAATCTTCGAACCCTTGG GGGCGGTGAAGGAGGCGAGGGAGATGCCGTCGAAGCCGCAGCACAGGGTAGTGGAGTTCTTCGACACGAGGGATGCAGCTCGCGCCATCGCGGAGCTCAACGGGAAGGAGATCAACGGAAGGCGTCTGCTGCTGGAATTTAGCAGACACGGCAGCAGCCACACCAGGAG CCATACAAGGAGCAGTCCCGGGCACGCCCATGGCCACCACGGTTCCCCTTTGCCGCCGAGGTTTCTTCGCGGTAGTCCCCAGCCCAGCAGGTGGGCACAGGCAAGTGGAGCTTCGCCGAGATCTTCCTCGTCCTCGCTCCGCGGGGAGTCAAGCCCGGGATCCGTGGTGGTGCTGAAGAGGACCAATACCACTACAACTCCTGCCGCCGTTACCAGAAGTGGTAGTAGCAGTGGGAGGAGAAATAAGAACAGCAGCAGCTCCAACTACCCGGCAGCGTCATCGTCGTCatcgaagcagcagcagcagcagcagcggcagtcgAGCGGTGGCgggggcagcggcagcggcaggcgGAGTTGGAAGAACCGAAGCAAGAGTAGCGGCGAGTCGAGGTTTCTCTTCAAAGAAGCGGAATCGGAGGAATCATCCGAATCCTCATGTAGGGATTCCAGAACCACAGTCATGATTAAGAACATCCCAAACAAGTACAG TCAGAAGCTGCTGTTGAACATGTTGGACAACCACTGCATTCAGTGCAATGAGCAGCTCGGCGAGGGAGCGGACGAGCCCTACTCCGCCTACGACTTCGTCTACCTGCCTATCGACTTCAA CAACAAGTGCAATGTTGGCTATGGATTCGTGAACCTGACGTCGCCGGAGGCCGCGTTCAGGCTCTACAAGGCCTTCCACCTGCAGCCGTGGGAAGTCTTCAACTCGCGCAAGATCTGCCAGGTTACCTACGCTCGGTTGCAG GGATTGGAGGCGCTCAAGGAGCACTTCAGGAACTCCAAGTTCGCGTGCGACAACGACGAGTACATGCCGGTGGTCTTCTCGCCGCCCCGCGACGGGCGGCGGCTCACGGAGCCCGTCCCGGTCGTGGTCGGGCGCGAGCAGCGTATGGTGGACCTCGCCCGGGCGCAGTCCGGGTGCACCAGCCTCACCGACGAGACTGCGTCGCAGCAGGCAGCGGACAGCGGCGGGGcgtcctccaccaccacctccacccaCGCGCCATCCGACAACCCCGACGgcggagacgacgacgacgacagtaATGATGACGAGGAGGTTGGCCTAGGCATGGGCCGCCGAGGGGACGacggtagcggcggcgacgagacTGGCCTTCAACTGAGCCAATCTGTGCTGCACCTATCCTGCAACTAG